A single genomic interval of Nerophis lumbriciformis linkage group LG17, RoL_Nlum_v2.1, whole genome shotgun sequence harbors:
- the igsf10 gene encoding immunoglobulin superfamily member 10, which translates to MSTCRGSHLPRCVLPWGALLLLSIPLAAALPVRGDCPPSCVCSAPSEVHCTFRYLNAVPAHIKPAVERINLGYNSIAVLREKSFSGLDRLEILMLHSNLIHSIEDRTFQDLRSLQALKMSYNKVKELNKQTFKGLESLQRLHMDHNHIEFISPEAFYGLTRLQLVNLEGNRLQQLHPDTFITLRHSQVFKVSSVKTIYLSDNLLTSLPEEIFSGCGHFENLFLHGNSWACDCRITWFALWTQKHTGVLKCKRDRRYPRGQLCPVCDDPSRYHKRQLSLLPTEAFICTKPWIHSHIKQKNISFDGGYFTPVSPRDFLAPLGSIQFNLTDQFHSDASLLCTVQRPSNFDNISLTLEEEDNNITMLTTSITTYLVCNIDDEHIQYLWQVLAAYSETPMRLERGVMLAKRPEMVYRYSQKMVEDEPHSKIDAEIKALPAWLMQGEINLQLDRASTTFSTLHIKYQSVVNLRIENTTPKKDSYSWTMIKKDNQTKTDHTVITGGVVQLNCEVRGEPKPLLEWILPDGIKVRAPYVSEDSRILITAEAKLTLRGADVSDTGLYHCIATNYLDADILVFRVTVLSPDVDEADVNGVQISQKLGEDLIFDCNTTGSPKASIQWIFPDHSVLDKSHGTRKMYENGTLLIEGLTPRDQGLYRCLVSNNLGVDILVFQVTTRESSNVVTGFDDEGSGIEMESQVGTTLTESRITPTDRATEKSVGITLNRPHSRKKIRGKGGSGGRMGHRRISVSNRRTFGSRVFDKATRTVDPAEFAHFMKIAQDEERDKTRTGRKLIKESNTDFLDDDEIGSGDVHNDNLILLTTVLPNSNNRQVFQTGNRQPEMTTKNYKKDKLATDSVTIQMSGFTHSPDESKTVTSPHYPVSHNTGIFSRDGTIENYSFEIPSKPQTHIDFSQETQLQFSGEHLADPETSSETPFSFTIDPNVTPMRDGGDPMEYFVHSDPKSQSTITAVTATKRQENQITFHTTQTIRSPPAGSTIISQQHIHIIPKRKHKGGGRRRIFHGHRRIFKPNRITDIQSIINKLIQSSGQNTTVPYIPDLSTDEELSISTTPFGGQEKGGNTKTPQRQRKPLITTETVTIHQTSTVTLNTSPATLPPKTAHSLTELDLPPSKESETKISIFEEDNHEESFSADFEVPNLKPSVQHPITISPTYYRTTVETPQEPLTLASPPTVILPSGRKSDKEFVYGSGGLPEDFSTTRQGSNGKKGRQGRRKRPYKGSRTLKKPKTNTFYPTKSTEFHKKATTGITMGSTIQATIVPQKSVSKPMYTLSRPIDRTSGSSEQDTYASQEVDWDISYTPTKTPLMSFTSRGSYTTVQNRVHSTYKPSTHQKYSHTTATGKVRPTLKSVTKESAGKDIFFATMTMQNYTYTYKRNNVHHSHVSMRPTVAGLEPTTKVTSSKPRIVGGNAASFTVLSSSDAFLPCEAVGDPLPEISWKRFSSSTGNTVTIKGRIGKFEVLHNGTLAIQNANIKDRGQYLCIAENDHGSDKLIVTLAVVAYPSRILEPKMREIKSHSGNTVEMKCNAEGRPTPTISWILANRTQVRGQNTANGRVMVTAGGTLVITQVSVFDRGHYKCIASNSAGADTATIRLHVVAAPPDILEEKRQLVKALLNQNLWLHCTGQGNPQPRIHWVLHDGVVVSSNRFAWDNRISVHENGTLQIKDVNPNDKGKYECIATSSTGSERRVVTLTVEKTKSAPKIVATSQQVTELYFGDPLKLNCSAKGDPKPRIMWRLPSEVVVDQWQGMGSRIQVLENGTLIINSVIDKDGGDYHCVAKSATGDDQQLMRVKVSMKPAKIEHKLYGKKNVVYGNDLKVDCKASGAPKPEISWGLPDGTLVNSALQADSFSGGGRMRRYTLFDNGTLYLNEVSMSEEGDYTCIAENQVGKDEMHVHITVMTAAPKLLQNSETYARVKPGGNIRFDCEAVGEPKPKILWMLPDNDVIAASNERYLLHVNGSLDIRNVKPMDAGEYVCMARNPAGENRKVYKLEIDGNPPVINGYHQNRTVTKDFSTKYSRKLMDCKAEGSPTPTITWIMPDNIFLRAPYFGGRINVHHNGTLEIRNVRPTDTGEFICMARNDGGEAVLVVQLKVTNSLRRPIFKNPFNERIVSPLGKTNVLNCSADGYPKPDITWVLPNGTRRNSHDGTLVIYDARVEDAGKYRCGAKNMMGYIEKLIILDVGQKPFILTRPRGIIRGMFGDPLYLHCLSDGNPKPRVYWTLPGGHTLTRPQVLGRYRLQENGTLVVQDVTLHDRGNYVCRARNDAGETLLTVPVVIIAYPPRITTMPPPSLSVMAGTPIKLNCAAAGLPKPEITWELPDYSILSTTQQGRQMGSQLLHPQGTLIIQRLTALDSGTYKCLAKNHLGTDLKAVYVHVL; encoded by the exons atacaacagtatagctgtcttacgaGAGAAATCTTTTTCGGGACTGGATAGATTAGAAATACTAATGCTGCATAGCAACCTTATCCACAGTATTGAAGACAGAACATTCCAGGACCTAAGATCGCTACAG GCCCTGAAGATGTCCTATAATAAAGTAAAGGAACTCAACAAACAGACATTCAAAGGCCTTGAAAGTCTGCAGAGACTCCACATGGACCACAACCACATTGAGTTCATAAGCCCAGAGGCTTTTTACGGCCTCACCCGTCTGCAGTTGGTCAATCTGGAAGGCAACCGTCTGCAGCAGCTCCACCCGGACACGTTCATCACCCTGAGACACAGCCAGGTTTTCAAGGTGTCCTCGGTTAAGACCATCTACTTGTCTGACAACCTTCTCACCAGCTTGCCTGAAGAGATTTTCTCAGGCTGCGGCCACTTTGAGAACCTATTCCTCCACGGCAACAGCTGGGCGTGTGATTGTCGAATAACCTGGTTTGCACTGTGGACACAGAAGCACACAG GGGTGCTAAAATGCAAGCGGGATAGAAGGTATCCTCGGGGCCAGCTGTGTCCTGTTTGTGATGATCCTTCCCGATACCACAAGAGACAACTCTCTCTTCTACCTACTGAGGCCTTTATTTGTACTAAACCGTGGATCCACTCCCACATAAAGCAGAAAAACATCAGCTTCGACGGAGGGTATTTTACACCAGTTTCTCCAAGGGACTTTTTAGCCCCACTCGGGTCCATACAATTTAACCTGACGGATCAGTTTCACAGTGATGCCAGCCTATTATGCACTGTCCAAAGGccatccaattttgacaacatttCCCTCACCTTGGAGGAGGAGGATAATAATATCACTATGCTTACAACAAGCATCACAACATATTTAGTCTGTAACATTGACGATGAACACATTCAATATTTGTGGCAAGTCCTAGCAGCCTACAGCGAGACTCCCATGAGACTGGAGAGAGGAGTGATGTTGGCTAAGCGTCCTGAAATGGTGTACAGATATAGTCAGAAGATGGTTGAGGATGAGCCACACTCAAAGATTGACGCTGAAATCAAAGCCCTGCCAGCATGGTTAATGCAAGGTGAGATTAACCTGCAGCTTGACCGTGCTTCCACCACATTTTCTACCCTGCACATCAAGTACCAGTCTGTGGTCAACTTACGTATAGAAAACACAACCCCTAAGAAGGACAGCTACTCATGGACGATGATAAAGAAAGACAACCAAACCAAGACTGACCACACCGTAATCACAG GTGGTGTGGTACAGCTTAACTGTGAAGTCCGGGGAGAGCCCAAGCCTTTGTTAGAGTGGATTTTACCAGATGGAATTAAGGTTCGAGCCCCATACGTGAGTGAGGACAGTAGGATTCTAATCACAGCTGAAGCAAAGCTCACTCTTCGGGGTGCAGATGTCTCAGACACAGGCCTCTATCACTGCATTGCCACAAATTACTTGGATGCAGACATTCTAGTTTTTAGAGTGACAGTTCTTTCTCCTGATGTAGATGAGGCCGATGTCAATGGTGTCCAGATATCACAGAAACTGGGGGAGGATCTTATTTTCGATTGTAACACGACAGGAAGTCCTAAGGCTTCTATACAATGGATATTCCCTGACCACTCAGTACTGGATAAGTCGCATGGGACCAGAAAGATGTATGAGAATGGCACCCTGCTGATTGAGGGACTCACTCCAAGGGACCAAGGATTGTATAGGTGTTTGGTTTCTAATAATTTGGGAGTGGACATTTTGGTTTTTCAAGTGACAACAAGGGAAAGCTCCAATGTGGTGACAGGTTTTGATGACGAGGGATCCGGAATTGAGATGGAAAGTCAGGTGGGCACAACTTTGACTGAGAGCCGTATCACGCCCACAGACAGAGCTACTGAGAAATCAGTAGGCATAACTTTAAATCGACCACATTCCAGAAAGAAAATTCGAGGAAAAGGAGGTTCAGGGGGTCGAATGGGACACAGGAGGATTTCAGTTAGCAACAGACGCACATTTGGCAGTCGGGTCTTTGATAAAGCAACGAGGACAGTGGACCCGGCAGAATTTGCACATTTCATGAAAATTGCTCAAGATGAAGAAAGGGATAAGACAAGAACAGGGAGAAAGTTGATAAAAGAGTCAAATACTGATTTTTTAGATGATGACGAAATTGGCTCTGGCGATGTACACAATGACAATCTCATTTTGCTTACTACGGTTTTGCCAAATTCAAATAACCGGCAAGTATTCCAAACGGGAAACAGACAGCCTGAAATgaccacaaaaaattacaaaaaggaCAAACTAGCAACAGATTCTGTGACAATCCAAATGTCTGGATTTACACACAGTCCAGACGAAAGTAAAACAGTCACGTCCCCACATTACCCGGTTTCACACAACACAGGCATATTCAGCCGTGATGGAACTATTGAGAATTATTCTTTTGAAATACCTTCCAAAcctcaaactcacatagatttttCACAAGAAACTCAGCTGCAGTTCTCTGGAGAACATCTTGCAGATCCGGAGACATCCAGTGAGACACCATTTTCATTTACGATTGATCCCAATGTGACTCCGATGAGAGATGGCGGAGACCCCATGGAGTATTTTGTCCATTCTGATCCAAAAAGCCAGTCCACCATCACAGCCGTCACCGCCACAAAGAGACAGGAAAATCAAATTACCTTCCACACGACGCAAACAATAAGATCCCCACCTGCGGGGTCCACTATCATCTCCCAGCAGCACATTCATATTATTCCAAAGAGGAAACATAAAGGAGGGGGTCGTAGGAGAATATTCCATGGTCACAGAAGAATCTTTAAACCCAACAGAATAACTGATATTCAGTCCATTATCAATAAACTCATCCAGTCATCGGGGCAGAATACTACAGTACCATACATACCTGATCTTTCCACAG ATGAAGAACTTTCCATTTCCACAACTCCATTTGGGGGACAAGAGAAAGGAGGCAACACAAAAACACCTCAAAGACAAAGGAAGCCTTTAATCACTACTGAAACAGTCACAATTCATCAGACTTCAACAGTAACCCTAAATACATCCCCTGCTACCCTGCCCCCCAAAACTGCTCATTCCCTGACTGAACTGGATCTACCCCCTTCCAAAGAATCTGAGACAAAAATTAGCATATTTGAAGAAGACAACCATGAAGAGTCATTTTCTGCAGACTTTGAGGTGCCAAATCTGAAGCCCAGTGTCCAGCATCCAATTACGATTAGCCCTACTTATTACCGCACCACTGTTGAAACACCACAAGAACCATTAACTCTTGCCTCACCACCGACAGTCATTTTACCCTCAGGGAGAAAGTCTGACAAGGAATTTGTATATGGCTCCGGTGGACTCCCAGAGGATTTTTCTACAACAAGACAAGGATCCAATGGAAAGAAAGGCCGCCAAGGAAGAAGAAAGAGGCCCTATAAGGGCAGTAGAACCTTAAAGAAAcctaaaacaaatacattttatccTACGAAATCAACTGAGTTCCACAAGAAAGCAACAACTGGGATAACCATGGGAAGTACAATCCAGGCAACTATAGTACCCCAAAAGAGTGTCTCAAAACCCATGTATACACTATCAAGGCCAATTGACAGAACCTCAGGGTCATCAGAGCAGGACACATATGCTTCCCAGGAAGTAGACTGGGACATTTCTTATACTCCAACCAAAACGCCGCTTATGTCGTTTACATCAAGGGGATCTTACACAACAGTTCAAAATAGAGTACATAGTACTTATAAACCCTCGACACACCAAAAATATAGTCACACAACAGCTACAGGGAAAGTCAGGCCGACATTGAAAAGTGTTACCAAAGAAAGTGCAGGTAAAGACATTTTTTTTGCTACAATGACCATGCAAAACTACACCTACACATACAAAAGAAACAATGTACATCATTCCCATGTCAGTATGAGACCCACTGTTGCTGGCTTAGAACCAACTACTAAGGTCACGTCAAGCAAACCCAGAATAGTTGGTGGCAATGCAGCCAGTTTTACAGTTTTGTCCAGCTCAGATGCTTTCCTGCCATGTGAGGCTGTCGGAGACCCCCTGCCGGAAATATCCTGGAAACGCTTCTCCTCAAGCACAG GAAACACAGTTACCATCAAGGGGAGAATAGGCAAGTTTGAGGTGTTGCACAATGGCACCTTGGCAATACAGAATGCCAACATCAAGGACCGTGGCCAGTACCTCTGTATCGCTGAAAATGATCATGGGTCAGATAAACTTATAGTCACCCTCGCTGTGGTAGCTTACCCATCACGTATTCTGGAACCCAAAATGCGTGAGATAAAATCTCATTCAGGTAATACTGTGGAGATGAAATGTAATGCAGAGGGTCGACCCACACCCACAATATCCTGGATTCTGGCAAACCGGACACAAGTAAGGGGGCAAAACACCGCAAATGGAAGGGTGATGGTGACTGCTGGTGGGACTCTTGTCATTACACAAGTGTCAGTTTTTGACAGAGGTCATTACAAGTGCATCGCTAGTAATTCAGCAGGTGCTGATACTGCTACAATTCGCCTGCATGTGGTAGCTGCTCCGCCAGATATCTTGGAGGAAAAACGTCAGCTGGTGAAAGCTCTTTTAAACCAAAACCTATGGCTGCACTGCACAGGACAAGGCAACCCTCAGCCAAGGATTCACTGGGTGCTGCATGACGGTGTGGTCGTCAGTTCAAACAGATTTGCCTGGGACAATAGAATATCTGTTCATGAGAACGGAACCCTCCAAATAAAGGATGTAAATCCAAATGATAAGGGCAAATATGAATGTATTGCAACAAGCTCTACAGGCTCAGAGCGAAGGGTGGTGACTCTAACAGTCGAGAAAACAAAATCTGCACCTAAAATCGTAGCAACATCCCAGCAAGTTACTGAATTGTATTTTGGGGATCCGCTGAAACTAAACTGCTCAGCAAAGGGAGACCCTAAACCCAGGATAATGTGGAGGTTACCATCTGAAGTAGTGGTGGACCAGTGGCAAGG GATGGGCAGCAGAATCCAAGTTCTGGAAAATGGTACACTAATCATCAACTCAGTGATTGATAAAGACGGAGGAGACTATCACTGTGTGGCTAAAAGTGCAACTGGTGATGACCAACAACTGATGAGAGTCAAGGTGTCCATGAAACCAGCTAAAATAGAGCATAAGCTCTATGGAAAGAAAAACGTTGTCTATGGTAATGACCTAAAGGTTGACTGTAAAGCCTCTGGGGCTCCAAAGCCAGAGATCTCGTGGGGTCTTCCAGATGGTACCCTTGTTAACAGTGCTCTGCAGGCAGATTCCTTTAGTGGAGGAGGCAGAATGCGACGCTACACTCTGTTTGACAATGGGACACTCTACTTAAATGAA GTCAGCATGTCAGAGGAAGGAGACTACACCTGTATTGCTGAGAACCAAGTAGGAAAAGATGAGATGCACGTACATATCACTGTGATGACGGCAGCGCCAAAGCTACTCCAAAACAGTGAAACTTATGCCAGAGTAAAGCCTGGAGGTAACATCCGGTTTGACTGTGAAGCAGTTGGTGAACCCAAACCAAAGATTCTGTGGATGTTGCCTGACAATGATGTAATTGCAGCATCTAATGAACGCTACTTATTGCATGTAAATGGCTCTCTAGATATAAGAAATGTAAAGCCAATGGATGCTGGAGAATATGTGTGTATGGCTCGCAACCCTGCTGGTGAAAACAGAAAAGTCTACAAGCTAGAAATTGATGGTAACCCACCAGTGATCAATGGCTACCATCAGAATAGGACAGTAACAAAAGATTTCTCCACAAAATATTCCAGGAAACTTATGGACTGTAAAGCTGAAGGCAGCCCCACTCCTACAATCACCTGGATAATGCCTGATAACATATTTTTAAGAGCACCATACTTCGGGGGAAGAATTAATGTTCATCATAATGGGACATTGGAAATTCGTAATGTGCGTCCTACAGATACTGGAGAGTTCATTTGCATGGCCAGGAACGATGGAGGAGAGGCGGTTTTGGTGGTACAGCTCAAGGTGACTAATTCTCTCCGAAGGCCCATTTTTAAGAACCCTTTCAATGAGCGGATAGTCTCTCCATTGGGTAAAACCAATGTTCTGAACTGCTCTGCTGATGGATACCCAAAACCTGATATCACCTGGGTCCTGCCTAATGGAACACGGCGTAACTCCCACGATGGGACTTTGGTCATTTATGATGCTCGTGTTGAGGATGCTGGAAAATACCGCTGTGGTGCCAAGAATATGATGGGCTACATAGAAAAGTTAATCATTTTGGATGTTGGGCAGAAGCCTTTCATTCTGACAAGACCAAGGGGCATCATTCGCGGTATGTTTGGGGATCCTCTTTACCTTCACTGTCTGTCTGATGGGAATCCAAAACCTCGAGTCTACTGGACCCTCCCTGGGGGCCACACTCTCACCCGGCCTCAAGTCCTGGGCCGTTACAGGTTGCAAGAAAACGGTACCCTAGTTGTCCAAGATGTCACTCTCCATGACAGAGGAAACTATGTCTGCAGAGCTCGGAATGATGCAGGGGAGACTTTGCTTACGGTACCTGTTGTTATCATCGCCTACCCACCACGCATCACTACAATGCCACCCCCTAGCTTGAGTGTAATGGCAGGGACACCTATCAAGCTAAACTGTGCTGCTGCTGGTTTACCGAAACCAGAGATCACCTGGGAGTTGCCTGATTATTCCATTCTGTCAACAACACAACAAGGGAGACAAATGGGAAGTCAACTGCTTCACCCTCAGGGTACACTTATTATTCAAAGACTTACAGCCTTAGACTCTGGCACTTACAAGTGTCTGGCCAAGAACCATCTGGGTACAGACCTAAAGGCTGTATATGTGCATGTGCTGTAG